One window of Pyrus communis chromosome 12, drPyrComm1.1, whole genome shotgun sequence genomic DNA carries:
- the LOC137710660 gene encoding probable aldehyde dehydrogenase, which produces MNRILVSRQLRTTAPQTALSWFTSLNISRSIHGVPFATVEVEGISGSQPAEVLNLVQGKWKNTNRWNTILDPLNGEPFIRVCEVDETGIQPFVESLSRCPKHGLHNPFKAPERYLMLGDISAKAGHMLSLPKVSDFFTRLIQRVAPKSYHQASGEVYVTQKFLENFSSDQVRFLARSFGVPGNHLGQQSHGFRWPYGPVAIITPFNFPLEIPVLQLMGALYMGNKPVLKVDSKVSIVMEQMMRLLHYCGLPTEDVDFINSDGQTMNKLLLEGNPRMTLFTGSSRVADKLAGDLKGRVKLEDAGFDWKILGPDVHEEDYVAWVCDQDAYACSGQKCSAQSMLFIHENWSKTSLLSKMKDLAERRNLEDLTIGPVLTFTTEAMLEHKNKLLQIPGSKVLFGGEPLTNHSIPPVYGAIEPTAIFVPLEEILKDKNYELVTREIFGPFQIVTDYKNDQLPLVLDALERMHAHLTAAVVSNDPLFLQDVIGNTVNGTTYAGLRARTTGAPQNHWFGPAGDPRGAGIGTPEAIKLVWSCHREIIYDVGPLPKQWQTPPST; this is translated from the exons ATGAACAGGATTCTGGTTTCAAGGCAACTCAGAACCACAGCCCCGCAAACAGCCTTGAGCTGGTTCACTTCACTCAACATCTCCAG ATCTATTCATGGGGTACCCTTTGCAACCGTTGAAGTGGAAGGGATATCGGGTTCACAGCCTGCTGAAGTTCTCAACTTGG TGCAGGGTAAATGGAAGAACACTAATAGATGGAACACAATTTTGGATCCTTTAAATGGGGAGCCATTCATTAGAGTTTGTGAAGTTGATGAAACGGGAATACAG CCGTTTGTGGAGAGCTTGTCCAGGTGCCCGAAACATGGTCTTCACAATCCGTTCAAAGCACCAGAGAG GTATCTTATGCTTGGGGACATATCTGCAAAGGCAGGTCATATGCTTTCCTTGCCAAAG GTTTCTGATTTCTTCACAAGATTAATACAAAGGGTTGCTCCAAAGAGTTACCATCAGGCTTCTGGTGAAGTTTATGTCACTCAAAAATTTCTTGAGAATTTCTCCAGCGATCAG GTCCGCTTCCTTGCAAGATCTTTTGGGGTGCCTGGAAATCATCTTGGACAGCAAAGTCATGGTTTCCGTTGGCCTTATGGTCCT GTTGCAATCATTACTCCCTTTAATTTTCCACTAGAAATTCCTGTACTTCAGTTGATGGGTGCACTTTATATGGGTAACAAACCAGTCCTCAAAGTTGATAGTAAG GTAAGCATTGTTATGGAGCAAATGATGAGGCTGCTTCATTACTGTGGGCTACCGACAGAGGATGTTGACTTCATAAATTCTGATGGGCAGACAATGAACAAGCTACTATTAGAG GGAAATCCACGAATGACCCTTTTCACTGGTAGCTCAAGAGTGGCAGATAAGTTGGCTGGTGACCTGAAGGGTCGTGTTAAGTTGGAAGATGCAGGATTTGACTGGAAGATTTTAGGGCCTGACGTTCATGAG GAAGACTATGTTGCATGGGTCTGTGATCAGGATGCATATGCATGTAGTGGTCAGAAGTGCTCTGCACAATCGATGCTCTTCATCCATGAG AACTGGTCTAAGACGTCACTTCTATCCAAAATGAAAGATCTGGCTGAGAGAAGGAATTTAGAGGATTTAACCATTGGCCCTGTCCTTACA TTCACGACCGAAGCAATGCTAGAACACAAGAATAAATTGCTTCAGATACCAGGTTCAAAGGTACTCTTTGGGGGCGAACCTTTAACGAATCATTCCATTCCACCTGTATATGGTGCTATAGAACCTACGGCCATTTTTGTTCCACTTGAAGAAATACTGAAGGACAAGAACTATGAACTCGTAACAAGAGAAATTTTTGGGCCATTTCAG ATTGTCACCGACTATAAGAATGATCAACTCCCATTGGTATTGGATGCTCTAGAGAGGATGCATGCACATTTAACAGCTGCTGTCGTTTCAAACGATCCACTGTTTCTACAG GATGTTATTGGGAACACGGTAAATGGAACTACTTATGCTGGACTGAGAGCAAGAACAACCGGAGCTCCACAGAATCACTG GTTTGGACCGGCTGGAGACCCGAGGGGAGCTGGCATTGGGACCCCGGAAGCAATAAAGCTGGTGTGGTCTTGCCATAGAGAAATCATCTACGATGTTGGTCCACTGCCAAAGCAATGGCAAACTCCACCTTCTACCTGA
- the LOC137710204 gene encoding uncharacterized protein: protein MSLLEVIARASAKSQTQVAPSDYPIVLDPEPIFDNLKPKFDDPNPSAAAIPFTGWKISQTDSELIDSGKKFFTKLQKKLKNPTSFTKVEFLGTLNSFLENIWEKKRVGESIGVDSSNDGYARVLIEKVGNLMGNDVAGLVLEACVVLEIWDLVGALIANGVFPNSYYQHLVPKIVEKRRSELVCLCVKHASDLRSSELLLILKYFLDPPKDGYASFVDARKEWESRALATVEKAGDQSLSDKKLRVAKDAAVLLMVAYDGFSSAELCLHYLLASKNLDEVMLSAAISKLSGKEMKSLLRYLGKWLTKYERFPQASTASGLKACDWVPKLEDVVKCIGLVLDENYSALVLHPEFHEELRSMNELVASVALEARFCCSVASVAGKLMAEV, encoded by the coding sequence ATGTCGTTGCTCGAAGTCATTGCCAGAGCCTCGGCCAAATCCCAAACCCAAGTCGCCCCATCAGATTACCCCATTGTTCTTGACCCTGAACCCATTTTTGATAATTTGAAACCCAAATTCGACGACCCAAATCCCTCGGCAGCTGCAATCCCATTCACCGGATGGAAAATCTCACAAACCGACTCCGAGCTCATCGATTCGGGAAAGAAGTTCTTCACCAAGCTCCAAAAGAAGCTCAAAAACCCAACCAGTTTCACGAAAGTTGAGTTCTTGGGAACCTTAAATTCGTTTCTCGAGAACATTTGGGAGAAAAAGAGAGTTGGGGAATCGATTGGAGTCGATTCGTCGAATGATGGGTATGCCCGGGTTTTGATTGAGAAAGTTGGGAACTTGATGGGCAATGATGTTGCTGGTTTGGTTTTGGAAGCCTGTGTGGTGTTGGAGATTTGGGATTTGGTAGGTGCTTTGATTGCAAATGGGGTTTTCCCCAATTCTTATTATCAGCATTTGGTTCCGAAAATCGTGGAAAAGAGGAGGTCCGAGTTGGTTTGTCTTTGTGTTAAGCATGCTTCTGATCTTAGGTCGTCGGAGTTGCTGCTGATCTTGAAGTACTTTCTGGATCCGCCTAAAGACGGTTATGCTAGCTTTGTGGATGCGAGGAAGGAATGGGAGAGCCGGGCACTGGCCACGGTTGAGAAGGCGGGTGATCAGAGTCTCTCCGACAAGAAACTAAGAGTTGCAAAAGATGCTGCAGTTTTGCTCATGGTAGCGTATGATGGATTCTCTTCGGCAGAACTCTGTCTGCATTATCTGTTGGCTTCGAAGAACCTCGACGAGGTGATGTTGTCTGCTGCGATTAGTAAGTTGAGTGGGAAGGAGATGAAGAGTTTGCTGCGGTATTTGGGGAAGTGGCTGACGAAATATGAGAGGTTTCCTCAGGCATCAACAGCATCAGGTTTGAAGGCTTGTGATTGGGTTCCTAAACTTGAAGATGTTGTGAAATGTATTGGATTGGTGCTGGATGAGAATTACTCTGCATTGGTGTTGCATCCGGAGTTTCACGAAGAGCTGAGATCGATGAACGAATTGGTTGCTTCGGTGGCCTTGGAAGCAAGGTTCTGCTGTTCTGTGGCCAGTGTAGCTGGTAAATTGATGGCTGAAGTTTGA